One Oryza brachyantha chromosome 3, ObraRS2, whole genome shotgun sequence DNA segment encodes these proteins:
- the LOC102719924 gene encoding DNA-directed RNA polymerases II, IV and V subunit 8B-like, producing the protein MAEFLFEDIFTVTRLDPDGKKFDRVSRIEARNEQLNVYMQLDVATDVYPMHPGDKFTMVLVPTLNLDGTPDTGFFTQAGRKTLADKYEYVMHGKLYKISEDKETSGQNAKVEMYASFGGLLMMLKGDPSSAANFELDQRLFLLMRKV; encoded by the exons atggcCGAGTTTCTCTTCGAGGACATCTTCACCGTGACCAGGCTCGACCCCGATGGCAAGAAGTTCGACAGAG TTTCTCGTATCGAAGCTCGCAATGAGCAGCTGAATGTGTATATGCAATTAGATGTTGCCACAGATGTCTATCCTATGCATCCTGGTGACAAATTTACCATGGTCTTGGTTCCTACGCTGAATTTGGACGGTACCCCAGATACTGGCTTCTTTACACAG GCTGGCAGGAAAACTCTGGCTGACAAGTATGAGTATGTCATGCATGGGAAGCTTTATAAGATCTCAGAAGACAAAGAGACCTCTGGTCAAAACGCTAAAGT GGAGATGTATGCGTCATTCGGTGGCCTCCTAATGATGCTTAAGGGTGATCCATCCAGTGCTGCAAACTTTGAGCTGGACCAGAGGTTGTTCCTACTTATGCGCAAGGTGTAG
- the LOC102720204 gene encoding cyclin-dependent kinase F-3 isoform X1: MERYKVIREIGDGTCGNVFRAYNTETNEIVAVKKMKRKFFQWEECISLREVKALQKLNHPNIVKLKEVTMENHELFFIFENMECNLYDVIRERQAAFSEEEIRNFMVQILQGLAYMHNNGYFHRDLKPENLLVTDGTVKIADFGLAREVSSSPPYTDYVSTRWYRAPEVLLQSSAYTPAIDMWAVGAILAELFTLSPLFPGGSETDQLYKICAVLGTPDHTVWPEGMNLPRSSSFNFFQIPPRHLWELVPNATLEAIDLIQQLCSWDPRRRPTAEQSLQHPFFNAGNWVPRPLHDASHTKTTESRLNPRLELNLWDFGTEPEDSYLDLTLSLKPSFSGTDFSNNVSEHTKEEILLHSGFENPPVQVQSAGFWPLVASDRPMGDVPAMSSWPQTYVADSQATLPAVGFSGSPFGLSPLQPNLFENRSFATPIRQVNFF, from the exons ATGGAGAG GTACAAAGTGATACGGGAGATAGGCGATGGCACCTGCGGAAATGTTTTTAGGGCTTATAACACTGAAACAAACGAAATT GTTgcagttaaaaaaatgaagagaaaGTTTTTCCAATGGGAAGAGTGCATTAGTCTGCGAGAAGTGAAG GCACTTCAAAAACTAAATCATCCCAACATTGTGAAGTTGAAGGAGGTGACGATGGAAAATCACGAGCTGTTCTTCATTTTTGAAAACATG GAATGTAACTTGTATGATGTCATAAGAGAAAGGCAAGCTGCTTTCTCAGAAGAGGAGATTCGGAATTTTATGGTGCAGATACTGCAAGGTCttgcatatatgcataacAATGGTTATTTCCATCGTGACCTGAAACCTG aaaATCTCTTGGTGACAGATGGCACTGTTAAAATTGCTGATTTTGGGTTggcaagagaagtttcttccAGTCCTCCTTACACTGACTATGTTTCCACCAGATG gtATCGAGCTCCAGAGGTGCTGCTGCAGTCATCAGCTTACACACCTGCTATTG ATATGTGGGCTGTTGGTGCGATTTTGGCTGAGCTTTTTACTCTGTCTCCCCTTTTCCCTGGTGGAAG tgAGACCGATCAGCTATACAAAATATGTGCTGTCCTTGGGACACCTGACCATACTGTCTGGCCAGAGGGAATGAACCTGCCTCGTTCAAGcagcttcaatttttttcag ATTCCGCCAAGACATTTATGGGAGCTTGTTCCTAATGCTACTTTGGAAGCTATTGACTTGATTCAG CAACTTTGTTCCTGGGACCCACGAAGGAGGCCAACTGCGGAGCAATCACTACAGCATCCATTCTTTAAC GCGGGCAACTGGGTACCAAGGCCGCTCCATGATGCCTCTCATACAAAGACAACAGAATCTA GACTGAATCCAAGGTTGGAACTGAACCTGTGGGATTTTGGTACAGAACCTGAGGACAGTTACCTTGATTTAACTCTCAGTCTAAAGCCAAGTTTTTCTGGAACAG ATTTTTCTAACAATGTTTCAGAACATACAAAAGAG GAAATACTGCTGCACTCAGGATTTGAGAATCCTCCTGTGCAAGTGCAATCAG CAGGGTTTTGGCCTCTTGTTGCATCTGATCGGCCCATGGGTGATGTTCCAGCCATGTCGTCCTGGCCGCAGACATATGTAGCTGACAG CCAAGCCACACTTCCAGCTGTTGGATTCTCGGGTTCACCATTCGGTTTGTCTCCATTACAACCGAATCTGTTTGAGAACCGTTCATTCGCAACACCCATCCGGCAGGTCAATTTCTTCTGA
- the LOC102720204 gene encoding cyclin-dependent kinase F-3 isoform X2 yields MERYKVIREIGDGTCGNVFRAYNTETNEIVAVKKMKRKFFQWEECISLREVKALQKLNHPNIVKLKEVTMENHELFFIFENMECNLYDVIRERQAAFSEEEIRNFMVQILQGLAYMHNNGYFHRDLKPENLLVTDGTVKIADFGLAREVSSSPPYTDYVSTRWYRAPEVLLQSSAYTPAIDMWAVGAILAELFTLSPLFPGGSETDQLYKICAVLGTPDHTVWPEGMNLPRSSSFNFFQIPPRHLWELVPNATLEAIDLIQQLCSWDPRRRPTAEQSLQHPFFNAGNWVPRPLHDASHTKTTESRLNPRLELNLWDFGTEPEDSYLDLTLSLKPSFSGTDFSNNVSEHTKEEILLHSGFENPPVQVQSGFWPLVASDRPMGDVPAMSSWPQTYVADSQATLPAVGFSGSPFGLSPLQPNLFENRSFATPIRQVNFF; encoded by the exons ATGGAGAG GTACAAAGTGATACGGGAGATAGGCGATGGCACCTGCGGAAATGTTTTTAGGGCTTATAACACTGAAACAAACGAAATT GTTgcagttaaaaaaatgaagagaaaGTTTTTCCAATGGGAAGAGTGCATTAGTCTGCGAGAAGTGAAG GCACTTCAAAAACTAAATCATCCCAACATTGTGAAGTTGAAGGAGGTGACGATGGAAAATCACGAGCTGTTCTTCATTTTTGAAAACATG GAATGTAACTTGTATGATGTCATAAGAGAAAGGCAAGCTGCTTTCTCAGAAGAGGAGATTCGGAATTTTATGGTGCAGATACTGCAAGGTCttgcatatatgcataacAATGGTTATTTCCATCGTGACCTGAAACCTG aaaATCTCTTGGTGACAGATGGCACTGTTAAAATTGCTGATTTTGGGTTggcaagagaagtttcttccAGTCCTCCTTACACTGACTATGTTTCCACCAGATG gtATCGAGCTCCAGAGGTGCTGCTGCAGTCATCAGCTTACACACCTGCTATTG ATATGTGGGCTGTTGGTGCGATTTTGGCTGAGCTTTTTACTCTGTCTCCCCTTTTCCCTGGTGGAAG tgAGACCGATCAGCTATACAAAATATGTGCTGTCCTTGGGACACCTGACCATACTGTCTGGCCAGAGGGAATGAACCTGCCTCGTTCAAGcagcttcaatttttttcag ATTCCGCCAAGACATTTATGGGAGCTTGTTCCTAATGCTACTTTGGAAGCTATTGACTTGATTCAG CAACTTTGTTCCTGGGACCCACGAAGGAGGCCAACTGCGGAGCAATCACTACAGCATCCATTCTTTAAC GCGGGCAACTGGGTACCAAGGCCGCTCCATGATGCCTCTCATACAAAGACAACAGAATCTA GACTGAATCCAAGGTTGGAACTGAACCTGTGGGATTTTGGTACAGAACCTGAGGACAGTTACCTTGATTTAACTCTCAGTCTAAAGCCAAGTTTTTCTGGAACAG ATTTTTCTAACAATGTTTCAGAACATACAAAAGAG GAAATACTGCTGCACTCAGGATTTGAGAATCCTCCTGTGCAAGTGCAATCAG GGTTTTGGCCTCTTGTTGCATCTGATCGGCCCATGGGTGATGTTCCAGCCATGTCGTCCTGGCCGCAGACATATGTAGCTGACAG CCAAGCCACACTTCCAGCTGTTGGATTCTCGGGTTCACCATTCGGTTTGTCTCCATTACAACCGAATCTGTTTGAGAACCGTTCATTCGCAACACCCATCCGGCAGGTCAATTTCTTCTGA
- the LOC102720944 gene encoding myb-like protein X, with amino-acid sequence MSRCFPFPPPGYEKTARPDGQLASHLLEKEKHKEKKHKKDKKDKERKEGKEKKDKERSKDKHRDKKDRKEKHKDKKKDKSKDKSRELEEGTERHSEALHGQKVGESSRKSEEIKDPKSKEDSVRKIQNEKGAANQSVQNFSVSNERGREAFSAAPALESERTTANKMHTHSINASRKTEGLGQKGISINQQKNGTAIRRGDVISSSQRTSDVFIAAPTAEKERVKFTRPLSNSTDSVPRKEGMGQRINNISILVQKRADSPNKETAKKETGTNSPLLPSPANIMHKGNGKVGRPMEIATQRFDSPSTSSTTPGADRGMPRSTIPSPSITIRRPNGLVRPPENISISSKKLDAGGAFPAMGKEKEQGGRILQNNIIDPKQANSKPPIVEKISDGRAERMEKVRDGAPDDAKKEDKKSDRHEKKKRKEKDKHKEKKRDKEAKKEKEEQNNNKEHDKLRENSINCQVDSSLHMKSSTPPLGPPADDAKATLADDNLKKRKNHEMNGYLQNHHDMMRPTKLPRPALSNAHVENGTASNVAAPLSSVKPEAINIEKAERLHKMEEKINGNQEGQRSSVEPRLRDPLAASENGAPSKKLPHPDSKYLSQIYSIPEAPQMMEWHGHDDEDWLFSHDTTQPKKPTSETEADGAPQVWSQPLKIDQADVIALPYVIPF; translated from the exons ATGTCTCGCTGCTTCCCGTTTCCGCCCCCAGGATATGAGAAGACCGCCCGCCCCGACGGCCAGCTAGCCTCGCACCTGCTCGAGAAG GAGAAACACAAGGAGAAGAAGCATAAGAAGGACAAGAAggacaaagaaagaaaagaaggcaaagaaaagaaggatAAAGAAAGGAGCAAAGATAAGCACAGAGATAAAAAGGAtcggaaagaaaaacacaaagacaagaaaaaggaCAAGAGCAAAGATAAAAGCAGGGAGTTAGAAGAAGGAACTGAAAGACACAGCGAGGCTCTCCATGGCCAGAAAGTTGGAGAGAGCAGCAGGAAGTCTGAAGAAATTAAGGATCCTAAGTCCAAGGAGGACTCGGTCAGGAAGATACAAAATGAGAAAGGGGCGGCGAATCAATCTGTTCAGAACTTTTCTGTTTCAAATGAACGAGGTCGTGAAGCCTTTAGTGCTGCACCTGCATTGGAGAGCGAAAGAACTACAGCTAATAAAATGCATACTCACTCTATTAATGCTTCAAGGAAAACCGAGGGCTTGGGACAGAAGGGCATCAGCAtcaatcaacaaaaaaatggGACAGCAATTCGACGTGGAGATGTCATCAGCTCATCTCAAAGAACATCTGATGTCTTCATTGCAGCACCTACAGCTGAGAAAGAAAGAGTTAAATTCACAAGGCCTCTCTCTAACTCTACTGATTCTGTGCCAAGGAAAGAGGGGATGGGACAGCGAATCAATAACATTAGCATACTGGTTCAGAAGAGAGCTGATAGTCCAAACAAAGAGACTGCAAAGAAAGAAACTGGCACCAATTCTCCACTGCTTCCAAGCCCTGCTAATATTATGCATAAGGGAAATGGTAAGGTTGGTCGGCCGATGGAGATTGCGACACAGCGGTTTGACAGTCCATCGACTTCTAGCACAACACCAGGGGCAGATAGAGGAATGCCTAGGTCAACTATCCCAAGCCCAAGTATTACAATACGAAGGCCAAATGGACTTGTACGACCACCTGAAAACATTTCCATTTCTTCTAAGAAACTTGATGCAGGAGGTGCTTTCCCAGCTAtggggaaggaaaaagaacagGGTGGAAGGATATTGCAGAATAATATTATCGATCCAAAACAGGCTAATTCAAAACCTCCAATTGTGGAGAAAATTTCAGATGGAAGAGCTGAAAGGATGGAGAAGGTCAGAGATGGGGCACCTGATGATGCAAAGAAAGAGGATAAGAAGAGTGATCGAcacgagaaaaagaaaaggaaagagaaagataaacataaagagaagaaaagggaTAAAGAGGCAAAGAAGGAGAAAGAGgaacaaaataataacaaaGAGCATGATAAGCTAAGAGAAAACAGTATAAATTGTCAGGTAGATAGTAGTCTTCACATGAAGTCCTCAACCCCTCCTTTAGGCCCACCAGCTGATGATGCAAAAGCTACCCTAGCTGATGATAATCTGAAGAAGCGAAAGAACCACGAGATGAATGGTTACTTACAAA ACCATCATGATATGATGCGGCCTACAAAGTTGCCAAGACCAGCCCTCTCCAACGCTCATGTGGAGAATGGTACAGCATCTAATGTAGCCGCGCCACTCTCTTCTGTGAAGCCGGAGGCCATAAATATTGAAAAGGCTGAAAGGCTACACAAGATGGAAGAGAAGATCAATGGCAACCAGGAAGGTCAACGATCTTCAGTTGAGCCACGCCTTCGGGATCCTCTGGCTGCATCTGAGAATGGTGCGCCTTCTAAGAAGCTGCCACACCCAGACAGCAAGTATCTCAGTCAGATATACAGCATTCCTGAAGCACCTCAAATGATGGAATGGCATGGGCATGATGACGAGGACTGGCTATTTAGCCATGATACCACACAACCAAAGAAACCCACGTCAGAGACCGAGGCTGATGGAGCTCCCCAAGTGTGGTCTCAACCTCTGAAGATTGACCAGGCAGATGTCATTGCTTTACCATATGTCATTCCCTTCTAA